Genomic DNA from Mobula birostris isolate sMobBir1 chromosome 18, sMobBir1.hap1, whole genome shotgun sequence:
CAGTTCACTACAAATGGCATCTTGGTTCCATCGTACTACTCTGCCCACGATATTGAGTAACGAACAACCCTCAAGAGGACTCTGAAACACACAGTTTATCGGAAACATTCTTCCTGATTTTCTTTGCAATGTCTTTCAATAGCCTTTAGTGATCCAGGGAGCCCACTGCGCATCCTGTGGAGAGGTGGGCTTTACTGGGCATTATTCTCCATAGACAGTGGTACAACCTCCCTTGTTGTCTTCCAGTTAATTCTCCAAAGAGTCCTCTGATCTCAGGGATACTCTTTATGGAGCTGGCATGAGCTCTTTTGTTACCTGGAGAGAGCAGACTCTGACATCAACCATCCAGGAAACTGAATCATCTAAAAAGGGACCATATCTACCTAACCTTTGTGACAGAATCCCAGCAGATTCCTGTACTAACCAAGAGACAGGCTGTTAAATTATATTGTCCTAGAATTACTGGTACACAGACCTACATGTGCATCGTCATGGCTGTATatggaagaaaatgaaaatgatagTTTTCCTTTTAATGATTCACTCAAATAGCGACTCCTCCTCAGTGCATTCCTTAACGAATATGAAAGTGCGGAAAATGTATTTTCAGCTGTTTCCGTGTAATGAAACGTTAATTTAGATTATACATGGACTTTCCTCCATAATTTACAGTGGGAAGTCTCCATAGATATTTCTTAAAATTGGAGCTCAAAGGTAGAAAAGGGAGCTGAGAGTATAATATAAAGACGTAAGTGTTTTTCTTAGACTGTTCGGAGTCCGCATCTCATTAGGCATAGCGCGATCTTTTAAAGAAGTACGTAATTTCCTTAGCatttcaccttaaatacatgtcaAAATAACTTTAAAAGTGCAGAAATGTGTGTACGGAGGTTATCCACTCGTTGTGTGTTACTTGGCACAGTAAAATCACTGGGTCATTATGACGACCTAAAGAAAAGAACAGTGAGGGTTGTGTGGATGAGACCCTTGAATTAACCTTTTCGAGGTTATGAAGAACTCAGGCTGGTTAAGCAGAAGTTAATTAATACCAGACTGCCTGCAACCCCCCGAAAATTTCGCACATAACTCAACCGGGATCTAGTTATCTTACCTTGGGCATGGGGAATACACAGGCCCCTGCGCAATAAAAGGCGTCGAATGACTTGGGGGATATAATCCATTCGCTCCAGCCAATATCAGCAAAATCTACCTTCAGGTACCTCCGAGAACAAGTCCTCGGCTCGTTCCACTGCCGTCTCCTCGCCTTCCGCATGGTCTTCTCATCAAAGCTTAAGACTTGCGACCTGACAAGTTGCTTGCCGTGATTGGGGTCCTTTCTTCTCCTCTCCTTGCGAGGCACCTTGGGTTTGAGGGGCCGGTAGGTTTCGCCCCAGAGATGATGCTTATTATAATGGTGGTACTCTACCTCGGGGAGCTCGTTGTTctcgagggagggggaggagaagtaGGTTTCTCTTCTTACTCGGGAGTCCCGGGAGGCGTTAGGAGACTGTGTCGACTCTTCCTCGCTGGGCGGGAAGGGCCCGTACCGTTGCAAAGTGAGCCCCACACTGTTGGGCTCGGAAATGGCCAAATCGTTGGCGTAAACCAAGATGTAGGGTAGATTGCTGGATGAGGTTGGGTTGGGAATTTTGTCTGCAGAGTCCATTTGGGCGGTGACTATTAATCCGTCTGCTCTTCTAGCTTCCTTTACAATGTGAGTAATGTCATTCAGGCACCAAGTACCCCGGCGGTGGGGCGTGACGCTCAGGTTCCCAAGTAACTTCCCGAAAGGTGAGGTGGGGGAGCGGCTTCTGAAGGTCAAGTGGACCGGGTGCGCCTTGTAAGGATGGAGGAAGGGGCACGGGGAGTCTTTGGAGCGTTTGCAAAATACGGGCCTGTTTCTCCAACGTTTCTGCGTGAAAATGTGAAAAGTCGCCGCCAAAATCAACTCGGAATCTTGGATGGAGGACAGATTGAAATGGTAGAGAATTTTATGATCGATGATCTCTGCGGGAAAAAAAAACGTTAATCATGTTAGCACACAACTATCTGGAGACACTGCATGCGTTTTCTTAATTCATAACTAAAGATCATCTAATTGTGGAAACAAAATACCGCGAATGCGATGTACTTGGAGAAATGACAATTTAAGAAAAACGGGGCGTGATTCACTCTGAAAAGGAACCTGAAAGTAATTCTGCAAGGACATTTAACTAAAAAATGATTCTACAGGGTAAACCTTCCATCTCATATACCATACAGAAGGCGAGGCATTTAAACGTGATGTTCAATTTTGTGAATATTAATATGAGCGTGCGAGTATCAGACTTAATATTCAACTAGGCGAGAGTATAATTCAGATACATTTTAGAATATGACCTTGCTTTGACATCGGGTGGGTTCCACGGAACATTTTTTTTCACGGTACGGTAGTTTCCAAGACTACCGAATTAGCACCAGAGGAATGGAATGATTTAAACCAAATACACTAAAACACGTATGAATTGAAGTCAGAATTTCCAACACTACGTCCATTATTTTCGCTTTGGGGATTTTTATTGCATCGAAATCGCTGTGCAAATATCTTGCTGTTATCTGCATTTGTACGTATCTGAACACATTCATTTACATTGTCACTCAATAAACAATTGTTCACATTTCATCTGCTATGTCTCCTGTGTTTTTACTTGCTTGGCACCTTTCATTCCTGCTTTATGGGTCCTTAACAAAATATTTGAGATAAAAAAATACTTTATGGGCAATCTATTTAAATGACTGCGAACTCGTAAAGCGAGCTGCAATACGTTAAATGAAAGGAGTATTGTTTCCGAGCTTAGTGAGGGCACGGCTTTAGCTGACGAGTCTTTCAGACCTCTGGGCATTAACTTTTGTATTCTAGCTCAGGCGAACGATTGGGCAGTGATAGTTTCTTGTGATCTAATTGCAGAAACCTAACAGATCCGAGCATTTTCCCCAGTATTAGATGGAACAAGATTTCATACAGTGGAAATGGTTTTATTTCGGTCCAGATGGGCAGACCCTAGCGTTGGGCTATTGGGTGACAGTTCCCCACATCTCCACTCTCACTCTTCCACTATTTAAGGAAAACACAGCAAGACCATTTTCCTTCCAGGAAATAATGAGCAAAGGTaggcagcgcgtgataaaagTACGGCGAAATTTTAGGAGTATTTTAAACTGAAATTGATTCTGGGGGGACAGTAAGGTGCGGAGAGACCGGGGAACACAGTGAGAAGGGGGAGAGACATTGCAGAGCCGTGCAGATGGCGCTGTGCTGGGTCCTGCACACTGGGTGCCAGTAGCTACATTTAACGCTCGCATCTACACACGCACTCACATCGAGATACCTTAACCTGCACTTTATTGGTTCACTGGGATCTCCGAATCCTTTCAACCGCTTTCATCAACAACACTCAACGCTCGAATTGCCCTTTAACTTGCCTATGTATAGTGGACATCTCTCATGTTAATCCAAACTCTTATTCTATACTCGCGTCTATAAACCAAAGCAACCACAATGATTAGGGGACAGTTTCAGCCCTGCTGGAGTTCACGGGCTGTCACTGATGAATTTCTCCTTACCCTCTGTCGCTTTAAAGCTGCGGACAGTGTTACCGTCCCTCGGCCGGTTGCCCTCACGGTTGTACTTGTCATACAGTTTCAACATATGCACAGCCACCATGTCCTGGCTGGCTCGTCCCAGCGCCGAGATGTGACTGGGGTGAGACGGATGCAACTTGGAGGCGCCGAGCGAAGTATCTCCTGCGCCCTCACCTCTAGCCCGGACACTGGCAAAGGCGAGAGAGGCGAGCACCTGGAACAGGAAGCCGTGCTCCGGCCAGAAACAAGCCATGGTGCTGATCACAGCTCCTTCCAGCTCAGGCTCGGGCGATGTTGCTGCTGTTTTTTTCACGCCGCCTCCCGTATCTGAGAGAATGAAGGGGTCAGGATCGGGCACTGAAGCTGCAATCGACTTATTGCAACGTTACTACTGGTGCTCTGTGATGTCAGTTGAGAGGAGTCGCAgatagagaaagaaagagagagagagagagagagagagagagagagagagagagagaaagagagagagtatgtTTGTGTtaaagagagagtgagtgagaaagagagagagagagagagagagaatttccTGTTGGTTCTCGGTGAAGCCTCTTATCTCCTTCTTGACGCCCGATGTCACTGGGGTTGTAACTCCCAATACTTCTTGATGCCGTCTGAAAATGTGAAACTTTTCTCCCCCCAAAAAACTTTTTTAGGTTAAGATATCGGTGACGAAATTCATCCTCAAGCCAATCAGAGGTAAGGACTTCCTTAAGGCAGCCAATGGGTAGGCAGGTGCGCGAGGTTCCCGGAGAGGATGTCCCCCTTAACTCGCGCAGTGAGATGGAGCCTTTAGAGACGAGCGGTCCCTTTAAATCTCCAGGGGAGAAAGTCTGCAGTCCCAAAGGATCAAGGAGACGAAAACTTCCTTACATCGCTGCAATTTACATGGCCGAATATGGCTTTATGAAAAATACACAGTTATTAAGCAGGGAGCTTCCTCGAAAATGCATCTGTTTAATTTTGCGGCATCAAGGAGGGCACAGGGGTACAGGAAACAACTTCCCGTAAACAAGTACATTCTTATCAAGGTGTCAACTTCGCTTTAAGATAGCAAAGGAAAATTTCCATCTGAAATTGCTTGAACGTTGCTCGGTTCTCAAAACCTACGACAGCGGCTATAGCGCAACCTCTCCGCTTTTCGCATCGGTAGCACTTCCAGCTTGTATACCAAGGCACCACACCGGCCCTTGCATTTTCCCTAGCTTGACTTTACCATAATATTTTAAACTCTGGGTGATCAGGATACTGAGCATAGATTTTGCCAGAGATACGTGACAATGCGTGACAAGGATGAGTAATGTTTCATCCAATTGTTTCTTTTTAGTGTTTTTTAGACAGTAGGATGGTCTAAGAGGCTTCGAACAGCTAATCCGACAAAGTAGCCAACGGCTTGGCAGCAAAATTGATGGAAAATTAGCAACGTCGTTGATAAAACAACTTTAATTTCTTTGATTTCCATGTTGGGCAAAATTATCATCCCTGGATTTGTGGCGTTAATACAATGAGCTGTTCAAACTTGTAATAGTGTTAAAGATGCCCCAAAGATCTATCCAAATAGTTTTAAGTTTCAGAACTTAATCCCCGAGTCAGATTCTGTGCCCGGACTCAGCCTACAGCTCCTACATCTGGCGCCTATCTAACATCTCCTGCTCACGGTTTTGTTTGCCTTGGCTATATCTGTGCTTCCCTGGCTAATTGCTATTTTAATCCAAGCTCTTGAAGATTCACTTCCCCGGAGGCATAAGATTTTGAAGCCAAAACTTTTGCGATGTGCGGACAGAATTGGCAAAAAGCATGGAATCCTGAAACCATCACCCATTTCTGCCTGATATGTAGACTTGCATCAGCTGACCAATCACCTCAGATCAGGTGCTGTCTACCTGAATTAATCTTCCAGTAGGATTTCAACTTCCACATTTAATCGAAATACATGAAATTGATAAAATCCACCATTTATGTATTTGGGTCTTCAGTAGGATGGCGAATGCGAATGTAAATAGTGTTCGTTTTGGGTACTGAAGTCTtgaatcatcaggctcctgaaccagcgtcaCTCGCCTCAACACTGAACAAATTCCATAACttataaactcactttcaaggactctacaactcttaTTCTCAGATTTagatctatttatctatctaactgtagatctctctctcctctctctatatatctatctatctatctctttaaCTAACTATTTTTGCGTTTGTACAatatgtcttcttttgcacattggttatcaaTCTTTGTGCGTAGCTCTTCAGTCAttatattgtacttctttgttctactgttaatgcctgcaaaaaatgtcAGGGTAATATATAGTGACATGCAGTATAGAACTTTgataaaaaaattactttgaactttgaagatttaGTGGGTAACTTTACTTATGATTTCTGAGCCCTTGCTTGGTGGGCAACTGGCTGCAGGTATCCAACCAGAGGTTCCTCCGGGGTTCCATCTCAGATCTTAGGTCAGAAGTTCAGAGAACAAATCACACTTGAACTGGTTACACAAGAGTCTGTAGGTGCTGGAGTCTACAGCAATAaatatctgctggaggaacttaacggGTCCTGCAGCATCTGTGTGAGGAAAGGAATTGCTGGCCTTTCAGGTCAAAATccttacaacacacacaaaatgctggtggaacgcagcaggccaggcagcatctataggaagaagtatttagtcctgacgaagggcctcggccgaCACGtcaactgcacttcttcctatagatgctgcctggcctgctgcgatcaccagcattttgtgtgtgttgcttgaatttccagcatttgcagattttcttgtgtttgtgtttttaaacacacacaaaatgctggttttGAAGGATttcggccagaaacgttgactgtactcttttcctagatgctgcctggcctgctgagtccctccagcagctagtgtgggttgcttggatttcagcatctgcagattttctcttgtttgtggttgaaATCCCTCaacaggactgagagtggggaagTGAGATGGTCAGTACAAAAAAGAGAAGAGGAGCCACCAGCCCCTTCTGGTTCTATTCACCTACTTCACATATAGGTCCACCCCTCTTACTCACCATCTAGTTCTAACTGCGGTTAACCTCTCCTCCCATTCTCACCTCCTTTACTTATCAGAATTGAGCACTGATAGTAGTTTGTGTTCCTGCTTATCTCTCTCCAGCCTTCACAGTTTCCTCTCTCCCTATTCAGCATTGTTTCCTCTGTATTTCATTCCTCTCTCTTTGtctgcctccatctatcattCACCTGTCATTATCTTTTAAACCCAGACACAAGCACCTCCCCTCCCTGGCACTATCTGCCTGTTATCAAACACCCTTCCTCAGTCCACCTCAAACTCCCGCCTCAccactccccttctcccctttatACCGACCATctcacctctccactctcagaccggatgcagggtttcagcctgaaacattgacaattcctttcctcctgacccgttgagttctttCATTAAGTTACCTGTTACACCTGAGTTGGTACTGGGTTGTGATGTGGTAGCAAACATTAGAGAATTAAACTCTTTTTTATGCTTAGATTTGTGCATGCTGTGGAGGTAAAGGCATGAGAATATTTCTTAAAATATTTGTTCTATTGGAATTAAGTGAATCATTTTACTGTTTTACTTTAATTTATGTCTTAAAAAGACATAGGCCTGAAATATAAACTCTGCTTTTCTCTAATGCAATTGCTGTCTGACCTTTTGGGTATtctcaacattttctgctttattttagACTCCAGGAAGTATTTGTGTGGTTTTGGATTCTTTCACCATTTTGACGATGAGCACATGGAAATGTCGGAGGGACAGGTTATATTTATCTTGGAGTAAGATAAAGGATTGACACAACGCcgtggatcaaagggcctgtgttgtgcttgTTCTGTGTTCACTCACATGCTTTTACACCACCGAATCTTAATGTGCTGTGATTGCGGTAAATATCTGAATCCAACAAAATGATAAAATATTTCACTGATAGAGACTGAAGCAGGGTGCCACAAATGACAAGTCCAAAGGCAGACCTGCCTCAAG
This window encodes:
- the LOC140211839 gene encoding growth/differentiation factor 10-like — translated: MACFWPEHGFLFQVLASLAFASVRARGEGAGDTSLGASKLHPSHPSHISALGRASQDMVAVHMLKLYDKYNREGNRPRDGNTVRSFKATEEIIDHKILYHFNLSSIQDSELILAATFHIFTQKRWRNRPVFCKRSKDSPCPFLHPYKAHPVHLTFRSRSPTSPFGKLLGNLSVTPHRRGTWCLNDITHIVKEARRADGLIVTAQMDSADKIPNPTSSSNLPYILVYANDLAISEPNSVGLTLQRYGPFPPSEEESTQSPNASRDSRVRRETYFSSPSLENNELPEVEYHHYNKHHLWGETYRPLKPKVPRKERRRKDPNHGKQLVRSQVLSFDEKTMRKARRRQWNEPRTCSRRYLKVDFADIGWSEWIISPKSFDAFYCAGACVFPMPKVVRPSNHATIQSIVKAVGIIPGIPEPCCVPDKMNALSVLFFDENKNVVLKVYPNMSVETCACR